The following nucleotide sequence is from Mangifera indica cultivar Alphonso chromosome 17, CATAS_Mindica_2.1, whole genome shotgun sequence.
AGAATCTAGGAAGGATGCAGCCAGGAGGTATATCTGGAGATAAGAGTGGTTTCCCTGGTAATACACTTCATGGCCATAATGTTTGTGATGCAAATGGAGTCTTTGACCACTGCCGGCCTATTGTTCACAGAAATCATCTGCACTTGGAGCAGCCCAGCATGGGTAATGGATTTCCTCAGGGATTAAACCCATTAGCTGAATATCATTCAAACAGGgagaattttcttttgaatgctGAAGCAAAGTTGCCACGTGGGATGTATCCTAAAGATCAGAATGATACTCAACCCTTTTACAATGAGAGTCAGAGTCATGAGAGAGGATGGATTCTGCAGCATCAGTTGAATACTTGGGTTGACAATGCAAGAACGCATGTCCCTGGAGCTGGAAGGTTGAGTGATCCCTACATGGTGGATAGTCCGGGCATGAATTTTCCTCTTGTGCATGGGAATCTGGCAGAGGGTCATCGTACGTCTGCAAAGCACGTTCACCATCGAGCAGGACCTGAAAGAGGGAGTGAAATGTTTCATGATCAAGCTGTGGCAGCACCCCACATGCATGTTCATCCGCCTGAAGAACGTGTGCGGTATGGGAATTTTCCTTATGGTGGTGATAATCTTCAACCAGCATCTCATGGACATGTGCATACACATAGTCTCTGGCAAAATGTTCAGAACCCAATGCACGGTGCTCCCTCTTATGAAGCATCTACTCCAATCGTTAATGGTTCCATTAATCCTGCATTTATAAGGGGTACAGTGGATGGCAATCCAAGGCTTGGTGTTGGGTTGGATAATCAAAACTCTTGGGTTGAGTCCTCAACAAAAGTACAGGGTTTTGATGGGACAGGTACCCCTACAGAATATTATTATGGCCCCGCTTTAAAGTTTAATccacaaaataataatcatgGAAACCAATCTTCAGACCCTGTGCAGTCATCAGATTCTTCTTCTGTTTTGATTCATGATAGATTGGGGTCTTCCATATCTTCGGTTTCCAATACGGGATTGGGAGAAAAAAATGTGGTTGAAGCAGTTCAAATGGAGGACAAAATTAACCTTGGACCAGAAAATGAAGCAAATCACATAAAAGAGGCTGAAAACATCAACGTGCTAAGGATATTTTCTCCTGAACAGGATACAGTTGCTGATAAATCTAGTGGCCCAAATAGCTTGGAGAATGGGGAAGTGAGCGGTAATGTTGTGAAGCAAGGTGAAAATGGTCCTCCAGCTCCTCCAAAAGATTCACAGCTGTCAGCTAACTGTATGAGTTTCTTACCGGATTTGATTGCTTCTGTAAAAAGAGCAGCACTAGAAGGTGCAGAGGAGGTGAAAGCTAAAGTTGATGAAGATGCTGATTCCAACAAGCCCGATTCAGTGCCAAAAGAAGTGCGCACAAATGAATCTGAATTAATGGTGAGTGTTTGGTGAATTCTTTGCCAGAAAATATACTATTTAATTGTTTCTCCTTCTAATATCTTGGTTTGCTGAGCAGAACATTCATGGGGAATTGGAGATGGACCCTGATACTGACAAtgtaaattcaaaaattgagcCAACTAAGGCAGAGGCTGAAGCTATTGCCAGGGGGTTACAGGTTCCCATTTGCTCTTATTCTTGTCAGTAGTATAGTTCCAGCTTATCTTTGTGAATTCTTTTGTTTGCATTGTCTTGTCTAAATCTTAATTTGTTTCGCTGAGGCTTGGGTATGTTATGCTCTTTGGTAATGACATTAcgcttattcttttttttagaCAATAAGAAATGCTGATCTTGAGGAGGTACGCGAATTAGGTTCAGGAACCTATGGAGCTGTTTATCATGGCAAGTGGAAGGGTTCTGATGTAGCAATAAAAAGAATCAAGGCCAGCTGCTTTGCGGGGAGACCGTCTGAAAGACAACGCTTGGTAGTATCTATATCCTTATTTACATCATCTATCGTTATCATTGTCTTTATTGTACCATAAAGACTGCTTTTTTTAATGCATGTGATAGATTTTTTGTAGTATGATACAAATTTGTTAAATGTAATGGTATTGTCATCATGTTTGTACATTGTAACTTGTTATGCTTGAGTACTGCTATCATGATCTATTGTTAAAAGGGGAAAACATGGGAATTTTCATCCACCAGGTGACATTATATCTGTATTTGTTTTCAACTCAGTTCAGACAACACAGTCAAACTGTTTTATGGTAAAATAAGTACTCACTCTTTGCATGGTATTTCTATGTTATTTCAAGTGTTGTGCACTAATTGAGGACGAAATAAGTAACATTTTTCAAGACTATTTTACGTGTtgaaatatcattattaattaatagattGAGAACAAGATAAGTCTGAATACAGAACAATTCCTAGCCCTGCCTCAGGTAAGATACCACTTTAAAGTGCTACATTTCACAGAATATCTCCATATGATTACAACCAAATGAAGAATAGGGTGAAATAAACATTCTATTAAGATAGCTACATGAGAGCCCTTTGTGTATGAAGAATTTATGACTTCCTCCTATATATCATAGACAGCGAATTCATTGTGATGGAGCATGTAAAACTAGTTGATAAAGAATGGATAAATGAAAAGGGAACTAGTTGTTAATGAATAAAATGCTTCtgtaatgaaaatataatttgaaagatGGTCGCAAGATATTTAATAGATAGATCATAGTAAGGAAGGTATATGTAGCAGATTGTGCATTGATGGaagaaatgaatatatataattatttgtaactGTTTAACCATTTTAAAGAAGAGATTGAGGTAGGATAGTAGGGGACTAGAAATCCACacagataaaaaaaatctgaaatgtGGAGCAATTCTTTTCTAGATAGTGAAAAAGAATTTGTTAGGCATAATCTTCCCTTCTCTGTCCCTAAATAAGCAAACTATACAAAGTTAGTCAAAACCCTTCCCCAATTAAGAGAAATTTTGTCATCTACAATCCTTGCTTGTTTtcttgtaaaaagaaaaaaagggggATATGgggttaaagataaattaaagcaGTTTGATCTTATATGCGCTCATATTTTGAACTTTTAGAATTGTATGCAATGAACCCTTCCTGTCatcttttctttataatttttgtgtatcaGGAAGTGTGTACTTAACTTTTTTTGGTTAGCACGAAGCGTGTATTAGACTTTTCTTTAGTGAATGCTCGGAATGCTAGTTTAGTTCAAACATGATTTAACTGTAGTGTTTAACATCTTTGAGTCCCTGTATGTCTAAGCTTTAATTTGCTTAGTTTTACGGTTTGGTAGATGCTACGGGTATCTTGagttatgtttttatttgacttttttcttttgtttcactCTTTATTTGATCTTGGAAGATTTGTAATATTCGTTCACATAccatttacaattttaaaacaaaaaataagtataacaaagaattgaatttgtaagtaaaatattgaaaacactTGAAAAGCAAAAAATAGTTTTCTATGTTTCATTTTTGTTGTGCATAAATGATAACAGATGTGTTTTTCCTGTTTCCACTGTCAGATACTATTTTTAGAAAATGATAGGGAatgcattttcaatttttgagaTCAAGAAAACAAACTTCTTATTTTGtatgttcaaatttattttaaagacaAAAGCATTGAATACAATATTGAATTCTGCCTTTGTCAGTTATCTTTGTCTTTGTTTGCTCTGTAATTTGCTTAGAACGAAATGTTGTATATGAATCATtggatttcatttttatgtaaTTCTACATTATTTGTTTTGTCATGATTATCCTTGTTCccaatttcttatatattatcATCAACATTAATAGTGTTGGAAAAATGTGTTGACCTCCTGTGATAACATACCTGATCACTGCCAATCTCCCTTGGTTTTagaaaaagggaaattgaagTATATTAATAGTCGTAAAGAGAGAGACAAGAGTGAATAAGAAACCCAACAGTAATTTTTACCTCAAGTGTCTATACGTGAACTCCCTTGAAAACTATGTCAATCTGTAAATCAGAACcacaaaaattgacaaaaataaaacagtTTAGGCAGAAACACCTTCCAATTAAAGAATTTCCCTGTGAGGTTTAAACCTGTCATAAATGTCCATTGAATTTCATCTAATACCTCATCCGAgttcaaaatatatgttttgccTATATTCTAAACCATGAGGCAGGCTTATAATTTGgtcaaaccttaaaaactagtgaatgaaaatataattataactatCTGGCCAAATTCTTAGATTGTAAGTATACAGGTTGCTTTGTTTTGCTTACATCAGGACTTTGTTTCATATTCTTGGGGAATAATAACCCGATCTAAAGCTGAAAACATGgatgatgttttttttttaaattaattgaagaaTTTGTGAAGCAACAATCTACATAAGCTTGTGCTAAAATTATCATTACCAtacattatattcatattttttcatttgtatctgtttctttttattcttgGAATTTTATGCATGATTATGATCAGTTATATGTTTCTTTTCAGATTGCAGATTTCTGGAAGGAGGCTTTGTTATTAAGTTCTTTGCACCATCCAAATGTTGTGGCTTTTTATGGTATAGTACGTGATGGTCCTGATGGATCTCTAGCAACTGTGACGGAATTCATGGTTAATGGATCGTTGAAACAGTTTTTGCAGAAGAAGGACAGGTGAGTTTCCATTTATAATGTTACCGTTCTCTGTTCTAACATTGATTTCTGATTCATGAATGGAATTTCTTTATGGCTAAACATTAAATAAACAAGAAGATTATGGAgcttttaatttagaatatctGATGTTATAATTTGTTGAGCAGAACTATTGACCGGCGTAAGAGACTCATCATAGCTATGGACGCAGCTTTTGGCATGGAGTATTTGCATGGAAAGAACATTGtacattttgatttaaaatgtgaaaaccTGTTGGTGAATATGAGAGATCCTCAGCGACCAGTATGCAAGGTATTCTAATGTCAGTACAAATGACACATTTGAACTCGGTTCCAGTTTTTTCTTAATGGTATCTGATAATTCTCCATCTACGTTATTTTTGGTCCTTGGTGTTGGAGTTCTTTGAACATTGTGAATTTCATGGTCAGCTTTCTGTTATTGTTGTGTATTATTCTGTGGTTTGAGAAGGATTTATGCTCTTGTTTCTTCTCTAGAtttaccaaaaaattaaaaaaaaaagattttgtgGTGTTCAACctttttgttcttgttcttcctcCTTTTTGATTTAGATTACGTCTTAAACTCGGTAGTACTGTTCTATTACATGAGGTACAGattttttaactgaaaaattgtGCCTTCTTTTTCAGATTGGTGATTTAGGCTTGTCAAAGGTAAAGCAACAGACTTTAGTGTCAGGAGGTGTTCGTGGAACTTTACCATGGATGGCACCTGAGCTTCTGAGTGGTAAAAGTCACATGGTAACggaaaaggtaaaattattttgtgtaAAAACTGCTTTCCTCAACTTAAAAAAGTTACATTTCTTCTACTTTTTTGGATATCCACTGTCCTTTTTACTATTGTGTTTCATATTCTGTTGGTTTTCAAACTGTAGATTGATGTATACTCGTTTGGGATTGTTATGTGGGAACTTCTTACAGGGGATGAACCCTATACAGATATGCATGTTGCTTCTATTATTGGTAAGCATAAAAATAACAGTAGACTGTAATTTCTATCCAACTCATGGTATGATATGTTTTCCCGCATTTtaacataataacaatattagCTATATGTGTGAGGATGGAGATTCTTGTTGCTTGTGCTTCCCAGTGTGATTGACAATATGATCTATTTTGTGCTTTTTGGTTTATATTTGATATCTCTTGCAATTATCATCCAGTATGATAGCCTATCTGTATTTGGCCTTAGAACATTTCTCTTTATCTGTGACAACAGAAATtgaactaaatatatattatttttggatttatgatatatttgatgttttatcgcataaaaataatttaaatgggCCAGTTTGATTAATGTTTTGAATGACCTGAGGTCCTCTTCTGCCTTTTCTTTCATCTCTTTTCCCTCATCAGAGGCACTGGAGAGCTCATGAGTCACTGGCTTGTTATGTATTGTGTTAGTCTGTTGGAACTTTGATTCTGATTTTATAgggatttttttaaattaaaacatcaaAGCATTGAAGACAGCATAGATTTTTCTTGCCTATATTTGAAATCTAGGATTGTTGCAGTTATATGTTcgatttgtaattttttttgaaaacgaTCACAGAAGAATTATACAATCGTAACCTACTTATACTGTGCTGATAGTTTTGTTTGAAAGTTTTATACCCCTGACCTCAGCTTAGGGTCATTCTGTTAGATTTTGTCACCTCCAAGTCTAAATACGTCTTTCAAGTTCTTGTTTACTCCATTCATAGGATAATTTTCTTTATGCTTGGAAGAATAACCAGGAAGTGAGCTACAATGTCAATGTGTTGGTTGATTGTGGATTTCTACTTCACTGTATACGAGTTAATGAGgctatttatttcttttgaaaatatcaaaattctttaCCATATGAGTAGAATATTACAGCATGCTTAGGCTTTATATTTCCAACAAGGATTTGAGAAGTACATGCACTTTCTTTTTCCTCATCCTGTTAGTGTTTACATGTTTTGGCTTTAGTGATAAAATGTTCAATATGTCAGCTATCAGTTGATTAATATGGTGATCAAATTGATGATTTCAGGAGGAATTGTGAACAACACATTACGCCCAAAACTTCCAACGTGGTGTGATCCTGAATGGAAGTCTCTGATGGAAAGTTGTTGGGCATCTGATCCTGCAGAGAGACCATCGTTTTCAGAAATCTCTCAGAAGCTACGGAGTATGGCAGCTGCAATCAATGTGaaataactctaaaatataaaagctAGTATATTTCATTTTGCTGAGTTTATTGAGGagatggaaaaataaaattattaatgtcAGTTTAAGATCACATCTCAGTTTTGAAGTATTGCAGACTAATAGTGTAATACTCTACCTTGGCGGTCTACATAAATGAACCTTTCGTTGAACTGCCATGAAAACATTCCCTTTGTATGGCTCTGGAGACTTGGTTCTGCCCTGAAGACTTCATAAAACACCGAGGAGGGGAAGGGGGCACAATCCAAATGTGAGGTATTTGCCTCTCATCATCGTAAAATTTCATATCATCTCTTTCACCCTTCATATTTACCAAGTGATCTGAACTTCTCTTAACAGGATTTTGTTACATTGGATATATATGAACGTGGTGGCAGTGTGGAAGGTGAATCTCTACTATTATTCGATGACACTGGACCAAgttcttaatatatttttggagGATTTGTACATAGGTTAAATATGAATATTGTGTTCTTAAGTTTTTATCATGAAAGAACACATTCATATTATGCATCAAAATATAAGATGAACTTGGAACCCAGTTATGAATCTTTTTGCTgtgctttatttttattaaagaatttgCATCATAGTCTCTCTCATACAATGGTAAGTTTCCTcattaatatgatttttcttGGAGGACCTGAAATACTATCAAGTTTCTGGAATAAAATTTTGCTGCTTTGAAGCTCTTGCAGAAGTggtttaaatatttgatttcctTTGTTGAAGTGTTATTATCCAATTGATTTGAGcatgtataaaataaaataaaaatttaaaattagtagtCATTATGCAAGGTATTTCCAGGCAGAATAAGAAAGGAAAGAATAAATAATTGTCAACAATAATAGCTCAGTCCAAAAAGACAGTGGCGAGGTTATGCCATTAACAGACTCCTTAATTTCACCTTCTTCACTTGCTCTCTTGACCCTACTACCTAAtttttatgtatgtatgaaGCCTATAAGAGGGTTCCATATTAACCAACTCTAAGTTGATTAATATTAaagctaattaattaaaatttaatcacacTGATAATACTGAGGGAGGGAGTAGCTGGGAAATAACTAACAAAGAGTAGCACTGATAATATTCATACATCTGTTTGACGTTACATTGTTCTTCAATGAAACATGCCATTGAGATGGGGCTTGAGGTGTGTTTAATTAATTGGTCTTCCAATGATGGGAGAATGTGAAGCAAGAGGCTTGGCATCATCACCAACTCTATTAAGGCAACCAAAATCCACAAGGTCAAATTTTATGACACAATTATCATCATCCACTCTCTTTTAATATCTTTGCTcttgaaataattataataattaaactatACATTGCCTTTGAATaatcaatcacattataattttttttttctttttttgtaatgtttacatttttttctctctagatTCTTATATGTTACCGTGGAAGGCAAGagatgtattaatttttatattcttagataattaattatatgttaatacATTCTATATCATCAATTACTTATTATTTGCAAGTCATTATCTCATGAGACTTCAAACTAGGAAATCAGAGATATTTCTTGggatatataacattatttgtttaatatattttgtatctATAATTTAACAATACAATGATGATCTAAACGTTGAAATGATATATTAACAAGAACAATAAatctatgtgtatttattttaactatataaatgagtatacatttatgtgtgtcatcacgtgattgagtaattttgaattatagataaaataacacttaattatataatgactaatataagtatgtacatatttacATACCTATAGTAAGTacgcataatattactctaacaaaaaatattaaaatatgaattaaattatatataaaaataaatttattaatttgtttatataaactaatataataataatatacaaaagTTTGACAGACGACGAAGGGTAGACAACTGAGAACAAAGTGGAGAGGGTTGAAGGGAGGATCAACGATGAAGCATTCACCTCCCCTCTTCGCTCCATCCTCAGTTGTCTGCTCTTCATCATTTG
It contains:
- the LOC123200658 gene encoding uncharacterized protein LOC123200658, producing the protein MCNQDIECLNNSLVHSDNQEAVFSMDSPSAIGSTPGSKDETPRVKFLCSFLGSILPRPHDGKLRYVGGETRIVSLPRDVSYEEVMNRMRELYEGAVVLKYQQPDEDLDALVSVVNDDDVANMMEEYDKLGSGEGFTRLRIFLFSHPDQDGSRHYLDGDDRETERMYVDALNNMNDGNDFRKMQPDSPVLAPVDDIHLADRFFNTMSLEGGLHNQPQFNMHHLTIPHMGSGQLQQPVTQRYNEVEGPWSPAYYSPRHNGHHDPRPLPEFPSSPSSAWHQMPFGEDRLPDEYAWQHVNHHPTYEPQLQISENLGRMQPGGISGDKSGFPGNTLHGHNVCDANGVFDHCRPIVHRNHLHLEQPSMGNGFPQGLNPLAEYHSNRENFLLNAEAKLPRGMYPKDQNDTQPFYNESQSHERGWILQHQLNTWVDNARTHVPGAGRLSDPYMVDSPGMNFPLVHGNLAEGHRTSAKHVHHRAGPERGSEMFHDQAVAAPHMHVHPPEERVRYGNFPYGGDNLQPASHGHVHTHSLWQNVQNPMHGAPSYEASTPIVNGSINPAFIRGTVDGNPRLGVGLDNQNSWVESSTKVQGFDGTGTPTEYYYGPALKFNPQNNNHGNQSSDPVQSSDSSSVLIHDRLGSSISSVSNTGLGEKNVVEAVQMEDKINLGPENEANHIKEAENINVLRIFSPEQDTVADKSSGPNSLENGEVSGNVVKQGENGPPAPPKDSQLSANCMSFLPDLIASVKRAALEGAEEVKAKVDEDADSNKPDSVPKEVRTNESELMNIHGELEMDPDTDNVNSKIEPTKAEAEAIARGLQTIRNADLEEVRELGSGTYGAVYHGKWKGSDVAIKRIKASCFAGRPSERQRLIADFWKEALLLSSLHHPNVVAFYGIVRDGPDGSLATVTEFMVNGSLKQFLQKKDRTIDRRKRLIIAMDAAFGMEYLHGKNIVHFDLKCENLLVNMRDPQRPVCKIGDLGLSKVKQQTLVSGGVRGTLPWMAPELLSGKSHMVTEKIDVYSFGIVMWELLTGDEPYTDMHVASIIGGIVNNTLRPKLPTWCDPEWKSLMESCWASDPAERPSFSEISQKLRSMAAAINVK